One Solanum pennellii chromosome 9, SPENNV200 DNA segment encodes these proteins:
- the LOC107031224 gene encoding pentatricopeptide repeat-containing protein At2g17525, mitochondrial — protein sequence MNKSFKLSIPCSCSKRIYGAFLTTQSQPLLTTPVPTQENITRLILEQKTANQALQTFRWASNISNFTHNHSTYRAIIHKLCNFRRFDCVHHLLNEMPSSIGSTPDEDIFVTIVRGLGRAGMIKQVIKIPELVSKFEKKPTLKLYNSILDVLVKEDIDIARAFYRIKMMGNGIQGDHYTYGILMKGLCLTNRIGDGFKLLQVMKTRGITPNTVIYNTVIHALCKNGKVGRARSLMRDLVEPSDVTFNILISAYCGEGSLVQALVMLEKSFSKGYIPDVITVTKVVGLLCNNGRVSEAVELLERVEERGGIVDAVAYNTLINGFCRLGKVKVGCRLLKEMELKGCMPNADTYNGLISGLCESKMLDLALEMLNEMKRVGINWNFVTYDTLIHGLCSGGRVENGLKILEVMKDDKGVSTVHISPYNNVIYGFYKENRLEEALVFLRKMENLFPRAVNRSVRILGFCENGNIDEARKVYDQMVKEGVMPSALVYANLVSGYCSKECIKGAFDLMNEMIERGYLPVASTLNDVIILLCKQGKVGKASKLMENIKGRGCLLDSGSYGPFIDVFCSRGDFHKAYMFFLQMVEKSIVPDYHSWNMLLVCLCQQTTWIEGNNKTCRLTSQLQAIIQT from the coding sequence ATGAACAAATCCTTTAAACTCTCTATCCCTTGTAGTTGCAGTAAGCGAATTTATGGAGCATTTCTCACTACTCAATCACAGCCACTATTAACCACTCCTGTCCCAACACAAGAAAACATCACCCGTTTAATTTTGGAACAAAAAACTGCAAATCAAGCTCTTCAAACCTTTAGATGGGCCTCTAACATTAGCAATTTCACTCACAATCACTCTACCTACAGAGCTATAATCCACAAGCTCTGCAATTTTCGGCGTTTTGATTGTGTCCACCACCTGCTCAACGAAATGCCTAGCTCAATTGGGTCAACCCCAGATGAGGATATCTTTGTTACCATTGTACGTGGTCTTGGTCGTGCTGGAATGATTAAACAAGTCATTAAAATTCCTGAATTGGTGTCCAAGTTTGAAAAGAAACCGACCCTGAAGCTCTATAATTCGATTCTTGATGTTCTTGTAAAGGAAGATATAGACATTGCTAGAGCGTTTTACAGGATTAAAATGATGGGAAATGGTATTCAGGGGGATCATTATACTTATGGgattttgatgaaaggactttgCTTGACTAATAGGATTGGTGATGGGTTTAAGCTTCTTCAAGTGATGAAAACTCGTGGCATTACGCCAAATACTGTGATTTACAATACAGTTATACATGCACTCTGCAAGAATGGAAAGGTAGGGAGAGCAAGGAGTTTGATGAGAGATTTGGTTGAACCAAGTGACGTgacttttaacattttgataTCTGCATATTGTGGAGAGGGTAGTTTAGTACAGGCTTTGGTGATGCTGGAAAAGAGCTTTAGTAAAGGGTATATTCCTGATGTTATTACAGTGACTAAAGTTGTGGGTCTTCTTTGTAACAACGGACGTGTTTCAGAGGCAGTGGAATTACTAGAAAGAGTTGAGGAAAGAGGAGGTATTGTTGATGCTGTGGCTTATAACACGTTGATTAATGGGTTTTGTAGATTAGGGAAAGTGAAAGTTGGCTGTCGTCTTTTGAAGGAGATGGAGTTGAAAGGGTGCATGCCAAATGCAGATACCTATAATGGCTTGATATCTGGGCTTTGTGAATCCAAGATGTTGGATTTGGCACTTGAAAtgttaaatgaaatgaagaggGTTGGGATAAATTGGAATTTTGTCACGTACGATACTCTTATCCATGGGTTGTGTTCGGGTGGGAGAGTGGAAAATGGATTAAAGATTTTGGAAGTAATGAAAGATGATAAAGGGGTTTCAACAGTTCATATTAGTCCGTATAATAATGTTATATATGGGTTTTACAAGGAAAATCGTTTGGAAGAAGCACTTGTATTTCTAAGGAAGATGGAAAATTTGTTTCCACGAGCTGTGAATAGGAGTGTGAGAATACTTGGTTTCTGTGAAAATGGCAACATTGATGAAGCAAGGAAGGTCTATGATCAGATGGTCAAGGAGGGTGTTATGCCAAGTGCTCTTGTTTATGCAAACTTAGTTAGTGGATATTGTAGCAAAGAATGTATAAAAGGAGCATTTGATCTGATGAACGAGATGATTGAACGTGGTTATCTTCCAGTTGCATCCACATTAAATGATGTGATAATTTTGCTTTGCAAGCAGGGTAAAGTTGGAAAGGCGTCTAAGTTGATGGAGAACATTAAAGGTAGAGGCTGCTTGCTGGACTCTGGAAGTTACGGTCCGTTCATTGATGTCTTCTGTAGTAGAGGAGATTTCCACAAAGCGTATATGTTCTTTCTGCAAATGGTAGAAAAGAGTATAGTTCCTGATTACCATTCATGGAATATGTTACTTGTGTGCCTTTGTCAACAAACAACTTGGATAGAAGGCAATAACAAGACTTGCCGTTTAACTAGCCAATTGCAGGCCATAATACAAACATGA